The Saccharothrix violaceirubra genome segment TCATCGCCCGGAGTCTAGGGGGTCGGGTCCGGGCTTCCCGTCGCGGCGGCGCAGGTTCTCGTCCACGGCGTGCAGCAGGTCGATGCGGTCCTCGCGGCGGCGTTCCCGGTCCTCCTGCTCGCGGACCAGCGCGGCGATGTCGGCGGCCCGGTGGCCGACGGCCTCGGTGTGGAAGCCGTCCTCGAACCACCACCAGGCGCGGCGGCCCTGGCGGGCGACCAGCACGGGTTCCGTCTTGCGGCGTTCGTCCAGGTCGGCGTAGCCGGAGACGACCAGCGGCGGGCAGCCCGTGCCGAGGAAGAACACCCGGTCGCGGAAGGCGAACCCGCGCTCGACGGAGAACCCGGCGTTCGGGTCGGGGCGCAGTTCGACGCTGGGCGAGGCGGCGCCGATCTCGGCGAAGGCACCCGCCGCCGGCCGCGTGACCCGCACCAGCGACAGCCCGGCGACCGCGCAGACCGCCGCGATCGCCAACCACACGCCCGTCATGACACTCCCCACCTGGCAAAATCGCGAACCGTGCCCGACGTCGCATTCATCTGCACAGGCAACATCTGCCGCTCTCCCGTGGCCGCGATCATATTCCGCGAGCACCTGCGCCGGGCCGGCTTGGCCGACCTCGTCCGGGTGGACAGCGCGGGTACGGACGGGTGGCACGTCGGCGACCCGGCCGACCACCGCGCCGCCCGGTCGTTGGCCGACCGCGGCTACCCCACCGGGCACACGGCCGCACGGGTGGACCGGGCGCACCTCGACGCCGACCTGCTGGTCGCGCTGGATTCGGGGCACGCGCGGGCGTTGCGGAGGATGGTCGACGACCCGGACCGGGTGCGGCTGCTGCGGTCGTTCGACCCGGATGCCGACGGCGTGGACGTACCCGACCCGTACTACGGCGACCACCAGGGGTTCGAGGACGTGGTGGACATGGTGGAGGCCGCGGTGCCGGGCCTGTTGGCCTGGGTGCGCGAACGCCTGTAGTGCGGTTGTCCGGTGATCACGGCCAGGCCGCTCGCCCGGACCACCGGCCGAAACCGACCTGACCGGAGCCGGTCCGACCGGCCGCGGTCCCGAACCGGCCGCGACCGCCGGAGCCGAGAGTCCGCCCGGCGGTCACGAGCCGATGGCGGCCAGCCGGGAACCACCTGTGATCGCGGACCCTCCGTCCGGGCGCGGCCGGACGGTCCGCGATCACCCCGTCGACCCGTGGCCGGGTGCGGGTCACATCGGACCAGGGCTTACCGTGGTCGGTGTGCGGTTGAAGTTCCTCTTGCGCCCCGGATGGCTCGCGTTGACGCTGGCGGTCTGGGTGTTCGCGGCGGTCTGCTTCACCCTGCTCTCCCCCTGGCAGTTCGGCCGCGACGACGAGCGCCGGACGCAGAACGACGCCGTCACCTCGTCCGTGCGCACCGACCCCGTCCCGATCGCGACGGTCCTGGACCGGCCACCCGCCGAGGTCGAGTGGCACCGGGTCACGATGACCGGCCGCTACCTGCCCGAGGGGCAGGCCGTCGCCCGGCTGCGGACCGTGCAGGGCGAGGCCGCGTTCGAGGTCCTGACCCCGTTCGCCCTGGTGGACGGGCCGGTCGTGCTGGTCGACCGGGGTTACGTACGGCCGGTGAACGGCATGCGCGTGCCGACGCTCAAGGCCGTGCCCGACGGGCAGGTCACGCTCACCGCGTGGGTGCGCGCGGGCGAGACCGACGACCGCGACGCGTTCGACCAGGACGGCTACCGGCAGGTCTACGCGATCAACCCGGCCGTGGTCGGCCGGGCCGCCGGGCTGGACCTGCGGCCGGGCTACTTCCAACTGGCCGACGCCGCGCCGGGCGTCGAGGAGTCGCTGCCGCTGCCGAAGCTGGACGCCGGGCCGTTCTACTCGTACGCGCTCCAGTGGATCGCGTTCGGCACGATGGCCATCGGCGGGTGGCTGTACTTCACGATCCGCGAGATCAAGCCGGGCGGTGCGCTCAGCGAACCCCGCCCCAGGCGGAAGTCCGTCGCCGAACTGCTCGCCGAGGACGAGGCCGAGGCCGCGCGTACCCCCGCACCGCACTGACCGTCCAGGACAGCCTCAACCGCGCGAGTCATGCGTTCGGACACCGCGAAATGTGCGTTCGGACACCACGAAATGTGCTCTGCCGCACGGGTCCCGCCTCAACCAGAAGCCCGTCGCCGCCGCGGACGCACGAACGCCAACACCGCACCGACCACCGCCGCCGACGCACCGACCACCCGGGACAACTCCACCGCACGGGTCACGTGCCCGGCGTCGGGGTTGCGGCCGTGGCCGAGCACGGGCCGGTCCTCGGCGCCGTGCGCGTAGACCGTCCGCCCGCCGAGCCTGATCTCCAGCGCACCCGCGAACGCCGCCTCGACCTGGCCCGCGTTGGGACTGGGGTGCGCGGAGGCGTCCCGCCGCCACGTGGTCAACGCCTCGCCCGCCGAGCCGCCGACGACCGGCGCGCCCACGACCGTGAGCAGCGCGGCCAGCCGCGACGGCAGCAGGTTGGCCACGTCGTCGAGCCGGGCGGAGGCCCAGCCGAACCGGCGGTACCGGGCGTTGCGGTGGCCGACCATGGCGTCCAGCGTGTTGACCGCGCGGTAGCCGAGCAGACCGGGCACGCCCGCGACCGCACCCCAGAACAGCGGGGCGACGACGGCGTCCGAGGTGTTCTCGGCGACGGACTCGACCGTGGCCTTGGCGATCCCCATCGTGTCCAGCTTCGACGGTTCGCGCCCGCACAGGTGGGGCAGCCGGTCGCGGGCGGCGGCCAGGTCGCCGCCGTCGAGTTCGCGGCCCATCGCCGTGCCCTCCTCGGCCAACGACGCGCCGCCGAGCACGACCCACGTCGCGGCGGCCGTGGTCGCCACGCGCAGCAGCGGGTGCCGCCGACCCAGCCGTTCGGCCGCGACGCCGACCAGCACCGTGCCGCCGACCAGCACCGCCGTGTACACGGCACCGACGGCCCGGTCGTCACGGTGGATCTTGCGTTCCACAGCCGACGCGACCCGGCCGAACCCGGCGACCGGGTGGAACCTCCGGGGATCGCCGAACGCCGCGTCGGCGGCGACACCCAACAGCAACCCGACGGCACGCCCCACGCTCACGTCCGCACGGTAGCCCGCGACTGTCGGTGGTCGGCACTAGGGTGGCCCACCGTGGAACCGGCCCGCCTGAAGCTCTACGCCTACCTGGACGCGCGCGAGCACCAGCGCACGTACCTGGCGATCATGCGGCTGTTCACGTCCACGCTGCTGGCCGACCTGTCGGCGGGCGAGGTCGCCGGCGCGCTCGCGGGCGTGGAGCGCCGGGGCGGGGTCGAGCCGGGCGAGTCGCGGATCGAGAACGTGATCAACCGCCTGCGGCAGCTGGTCGACTGGGGCAACCTGGTGCAGGGCCGGCGCGAGGTGGTGGCGTCGAGCATCGCCGAGTTCCAGCACGGCAGCGTGCGCTACCAGGTGCACAAGCTGGCCGTGCGCGTGCAGCGGGACGTGGACGAGCTGCTGCGCGTGCCCGAGGGCGCCCGCGAGGTGTCGCGCGAGCTGCTGCCCGCCGTCGAACGCGGTCTCGGCGTGCTCGGCGAGTCCCTGTCGGCCGCGCTGGTCGACGGTTCGCGACGGCCGCGCGAACTCGTGGCCGAGCAGGTCACGACCCTGTTCCTCCAGCACGCCGAGCTGGCCGCCACGGTCCGCGACTTCTACGCCTACCTGGGCCAGGTCGTCACCCGCCACCACCTGGCGCCGGACGAGATCTCCGGGTTCCGCGACCTGCTGGTCGAGTACATCGGGATGGTCGTGGAGGACGTGCTGCGGCACACGCCCGCGATCGCCCGCGCGTTGGCCGGACTGGCCGCCGCGCGGTCCGAGCTGCTGCGCGTGCTCGGCACGGCCGGGCTGGACGGCCGGGTCGAGCGGGCCCGCGGCCGGTCGGCCGCCGACTGGCGCGAGCTGACCGACTGGTTCGTGGACCGGCCGGGTCGACCGAGCCAGGTCACGGCGTTGCGGGAGGCGACCGCACGGGCCATCGGGTCGCTGCTCGCGGGCGTGAAGCGGGCGACCTCGGGCGGCGCGCTGCTGCCCGGTCGCCGGGCCGAGCTGCTCAAGCTGGCCCGCTGGTTCGACGAGGCGACGCCGGACGGGGCGCACGCCCTGTACGCGGCGGCGTTCGGCCTGTACCCGGCCCGGCACCTGTCGCCGGCGCCCGAGCACGACAGCGACAACGAGCGCACGCGGTGGAGCGACGGCCCGGTCCAGGAGGTGTCGGTGAGCGTGCGCGGCCGGGGCGACCGGGGTGCGCGGGGCCGGCCGGCGCGCATCCTGGACGACCCGATGACCGAGCAGTCGCTGCTGGCGCAGGCCCGTGAGGCGGACGGCCGGCGGGCCGCGTCGGTCGCCGAGCTGCGGTCGGCGGCGCTGGCGCGGGACACGCTCTCGCCCGGTGCTCTGGGCGTGCTGTGCGAGCTGCTCACGTTGGCGATGGCCCAGCGCGACAGCGACCGCGACGCCGGGCACGCGGTCGACCCGGTGCGCGGCCTGCGCGTGACCGTGGCGCATTCGCCGGGCGTCCACACGAAGGTCCGCTCGGCGGGCGGGACGCTGACCCTGCACGACTCGACGGTGACGCTGGACTGACGTGGACGGACTTCCCGATCTCGACGCGCGCGACGTCGTGCGCTGCGCCCGCACGCTCCTGCGCCGGCCGTTGCTGCGCGCGGACGGCCCCGAGGGCGAACTGCTCTCCCTGGTGTACCGGCACCGCGTGGCGTTGACCGAACTCTTCGCCCGGCACCTGGGCTACCGGCTGGTGGTGGAACGCCGCTTCGCCCGGCTGCACAAGGCGGGTCCCGGCCACGACGGGACGCGCGGCGTCGCGGGCCTGTCGCCGCGCGGGTACGCGTACCTGGCGGTGACGTTGGCCGTGCTGACCGGGATCGGCCGGCAGGCGCTGCTGTCGCGGTTGGTCGCCGACATCCGGGCGGCGGCGGCCGAGGCGGGTGTCGGGGTGGTGGACGACATCGCGGACCGGCGTGCGCTCACGGCGGCGTTGCGGCACCTGGTGTCCCTCGGCGTGCTCAAGGAGACCGAGGGCTCGGTCGAGGTGGGCGCGGAGGCGTTGATCACGGTCGACACGGACCTGCTCGGGCAGCTCGTCACGGGTCCGGTGGCGGACGCGGAGAGCGCGGACGGGCTCGTGGAACTGGCGGCCCGGCCGGGTCCGCGCGGGGTCGAGCACGCGGTGCGCCGCCGACTGGTGGAGGACCCGGTCGTGCTGCACGCCGACCTGCCGGCCGAGGCGTCGGCGTGGCTGCGTGAGCACCAACGTCCGGAGTCCGCCCTGCTGGAGGCGGAATTCGGCCTGTACACGGAGTGCCGGGTCGAGGGCGTGCTGGCGGCCGACCCCGAGGAGTACCTGAGCGACCTGGCCTTCCCGGGCACGTCCACGGTCGCGCGGATGGCGTTGCTGGCGTTGCCGTGCCTGCTCGAAGGCGACGGCGGGCCGGACGGTCGCCACCCGGTCGACCGCACGCGGCTCGTGGAGGTGTGCGCCGGGTTGGTGCGCGACCACCCGACCGCGTGGTCGCGCAAGGTCGTGGCGGACCTGGACGAGCTGGCCGACGAGGTCATGGAGCTGTTGCGGCGCGTCGGGGTCGCGGTCGTCGGCCCCGACGGCGTGTCGCTCAACCCGGTCGCGCACCGGTGGCTGCCGGAGCCCGACGGCGTGCCCGGACCCGAAGCGGAGCGGCCGGTTCCCGAGGAACCGCACTGGTCGCTGTTCGACGAGGAGAACGTGTGAACAGGTGGCGGCTGCACCGCGGCGGCATCGTCAACATCTGGCAGTACGGCGAGCAGGTGTTCGACTTCTCCGGCGGACGCGCGATCTTCCAGGGCACGAACGGCTCGGGCAAGTCGCGCACGCTGGAACTGCTGCTGCCGCTGTGCCTGGACGGCGACCTGCGCCAGGTCGGGTCGAAGGGTTTCGACACGGTCAGCGTGCGCAGGCTGATGCTCGACGACCACGGCGGCGCCTCGACGAACCGCATCGGCTACGCGTGGGTGGAACTCACGCGCGGCACAGACGAGTACCTGACCTGCGGCATCGGCGTGAAGGCGTCCAAGACCTCGCAGGCGATCACGGACTCGTGGCGGTTCGTCACGTCCGAACGGATCGGCCACGACTTCTTCCTGGTCGCCGAGCAGACCCCGCTCGGACCGGCCCAGCTGCGCGACCTGCTCGGCGCGGACCGCGTGCTGGACGAGGCCGCGTTCCGGGAGAAGGTCGCCGAGGTGGTCTACGGCGTGCCGGTCGCGCGGTACGGCGACCTGCTGCACCTCCAGCGCACGCTGCGCAACCCGGACGTCGGACTGAAGGTGCTGGAAGGCCAGTTGGAGCAGATCCTGTCCGACGCGCTGCCACCGCTGGACCCGGCGTTGGTGGAGCGGCTGGCGACGTCGTTCGACGACCTGGAGTCGATCCGGGAGAACATCGCCCGACTGTCGTCGGCGGACACGGCGTTGAGCACGTTCCTGGAGACTTACTCGTCCTATGCGTTCGGCGGTCTGCGCACTGCGGCGGACCGCTCGGACGCGGCCGAGGCGGCCGTGCGCGACCTGGAAAAGGCGGCACGCGACCAGCGGAACTCGTTGGCGCACAAGGAAGCCGAAGCGGCGTCGGCAGAGCGTGAACAGGAACGGCTGGAGGCCGAGGAGCGCCAGGCCGAGGAGTCCGCGGACGCCTTGAAGCAGTTGCCCGCGTTCACCCGGCTCCAAGACCTGCGCACGCACGAGCGCCTGGTCGCGGAGAAGCGGTCGTCGGCCGTCGCGGCGCTGGAGGCGGCGAACCGGCAGCGCGGCGCCGAGGACGTCGCGGTCGACGGCGTGGCGCGGGCGCTCGGCCGGTTGGCCGACGACCTGACATCCGCGCACGGCTCGGCCGTGTCGCTGGGCGAGGAACTGGTCCGGATCGGACTGGACCCGACGCCCGTCACCGTCCCCGTACTGTCCACTGTGGACTTCTCGGTGCGCGAGGAGGAGGTGCGGGCCAAGCCGGACGCGGGCGCGCCACCCCTGACCGTGCGGCGGTCGGTGCCGCCCGAGGTCGACGTGCCGGACCTGGCCGGTCCGGGCGAGCGGGTGGCCGGGATCGCCGCGGCGGCACGCGGGCACGCGGCGTTGGCGACCGCGCTCGGCGAGCGTGCGGGTCGGGTGGACGAGGACGACCGCCGGGCTTCGAGCGCCGAACGGTCGGCGTCGGAGGCCCAGGACGCGGCCGTGGACGCCGCCGCCGAGCGCGACCGGGCGCAGGAGGACTACGTCGAGGCCGGTCGCGCCTGGTCGACCGCTGTCGGCACCTGGCTGACCACCGGCCCGGAGGTCCTCGACGCGGCGGTGCCCGACGCCGTCGACCTGGACGCGGCCCGGACGGTGACCGCCGGCGCACGCGACCGCGCCAGGCCGTTCACGGCCAAGGCCGGCGCGGAGGCCCACGCCTGTGCGGCCCGCTGCGCCGACCTGCGCGCGGCCGTGGACGCGGCGGACGCCGACCTGGCCGCGCTGCGCTCGGGCACGGAACGGACCCCCGAACGGACCCGGTTCATGTCGGCGGACCGCGACCCGTCGTCGGGAGCGCCCTTCTACCGGCTGGTCGACTTCCGGCCCGAGGTCGCCGAGTCCGACCGGGCCGGCGTCGAGGCGGCGTTGGAGGCGTGCGGGCTGCTCGACGCGTGGGTGACCGGCACGCCCGACCATGCCTGCGACGTGCTCGCCGTGCCCGGCCCGCCGGTGGAGTCCTCGCTGGCCGCGCTGCTCGTCCCGGCCGTCGAGCCGGGGTCGCCGGTCGACGAGGCCGTGGTCGCCGCGCTGCTCGCGTCGGTGTCGATCGACTCCGGCACGACCGCGGTGTCCACGTCCGGCCGGTGGAGCGCGGGCGTGCTGACCGGCGCGTGGCGCAAGGACGCGGCCGAGTTCCTGGGCGCGGGTGCCCGCGAATCGGCCCGCGAACGCCGGATCGCCGAACTGGAGGCCACGCTCGGACAGCTCCGGCTCGACCTGGGTGCCGCCGAGCGGGACGACGCCGCGGCCCGTGCCGCGGTCGTGGCCTGGGAGCGGCACCTGGACCGCTTCCCGGCCGACCGCGACCTGGCCGCGGGCCACGCGTTGGCCGACTCGGCACGCCGCGCCGCCGCCGACCGGGAACGCCGGGCGGCGGACGCCCGGGCCAAGGCCCGCACCCTCAGGGCGCACGCCGAAGCGACCCGGGCCGACCTGGAGCGCGACGCGGGCGACGCCGGGCTGCCGGCCGGCGCCGAGTCCCTGCGCCAGGCCGGGCACCGGGCGACCGGCGTGGCCGCCGACGCGGACCGCCTGGCGGACCTGCTCCGGCACCGTTGCGCCACGGCGATCGGCGACCTGGCCGAGGCGGCCGAACGCCACCGGGTGGCCGTGGCCGACCGTGCGGAGGCGGAGGCGACGGCCGACCGTCGGTGCGCGGACTACGCGTCGTCGGCGGCCACCGTCGCCGAACTGGTCGAGGCGGTGGGCGGCGAGGCCCAGGAGATCAACGACCAGCTCGCCAAGCTGGACACCAGGCGCCGCGAACTGCGTGCGGCCCTGGAGACCGAACGCAAACGCGGCGTGACCACGGCCGCGCAGGTCGGCCGGCTCAGCGAGAGCGTGGAGAACACCGACCGGCGCCTGGCCGCGGCCCGCGCGGACCGGGACCGGGCGGCGGCCCACTTCACCGACACGATCCACGCGCCGGGCGTGCTGATCGCGGCCCTGCCCGACGTCGAGGCGGACCCGGCCGCCGTCCGCGAGGCGTTGAAGACCGGACGCCGCGCCGCCGACGAGCCGAAGGTGCTCGCCAAGCTCCAGGAACTCCAGTCGACGCTGGCCGGCACGCACGAGATCGGGACGGGTCGGCACGCGGACCTGCTCACCGTGACCGTGACCGGCGAGGAAGGGCACCGGCCGGTGGCCGTCGCGGCGCAGCGGGTGACGACGCTGCTGGCGCGGCAACGGGGTTTCCTGGACGAGCAGTACCAGCGGATCTTCGCCGACTACCTGATCCGCGACCTGGCCGAGTGGCTGCGCGGGCAGATCGCCGTGGCGGAGGACCTGTGCGCCCGGATGAACGAGATCCTGGGCCGGGCGAAGTCGAGCCAGGGCGTGCACGTGAAGCTGGCGTGGAAGCCGTCCGCGAAACTGGACGACGCCACGCGCGAGGGCCTGGCCCTGGTGCGGACCCCGTACGCGGGCCGGGACCAGGACCAGGACGCCACGCTGCGCCGCGTCTTCACCGAGCGGATCGAGGCCGAACGCGACCGGCACGCGGGCGACTACGCCGACATCCTGTCCAGCGCCCTGGACTACCGCACCTGGCACCAGTTCACCGTGACCGTCGCCGACACCGGGCCCGACGGCAAGCCCCGCGAACGCCGCCTGCGCCAGCTGTCGTCGGGTGAGACGCGGCTGATCTCGTACGTGACCCTGTTCGCGGCGGCGGCGTCGTTCTACGACGCCGTGGGCGAGGAGGCGTCCCCGTTGCGGCTGGTGCTGCTGGACGAGGCGTTCGAACGGCTGGACGACCCCACGATCGCCAGGATGCTGGGGCTGCTCGTCGACCTGGACATGGACTGGCTGATCACGTGGCCCAGCGGCTGGGGCGTCTCGGACCGGATCCCGCGCATGCACATCTACGACATCCTCCGCCCCAAGTCGGGGCGGGGCGTGGCGTGCACGAAGACCACCTGGGACGGCGCCGCCCTGGACCGGGTCGACCCTTGATCCCTACGTGGCGAAGCGTTCGGTGTCCCAACGGTCGTGCGCCTCGAGGAGCTTGCGGCCGATCCGCCTGAGGTCCGCCACGTCCCGGTCCGTCAGCGCGGCCGTGAACTCCTCGGCGACGGCGGCCCGGTAGGCGGGCCCCGTGGTCGACTTGAGGAACGCCCGCCCCGACGGGGTGAGTTCCGCGTAGACGACCCGCCGGTTCTCCGGCAGTTGGACGCGGACCACCCACCCCCGGCCCACGAGTCGCTCGATCAGCCGCGTCACCCCCGACGGCGTCACGGCCAACAGCTCCGACAGGCCGGACATGGGCAACCGTCCACTCCGGTCGATGCGGTACAGCGCCTCGTGCTCGACCAGCGAGCACCCGATCTCCTCCATGCGGGCGCCCATGGCCGCCTTCACGGCATCCACGCCCTGCTGCGCGTACAGCCACGCCAGCAGCGCATCACTCGCCTCGAACACGTCACCACCCTACCAAACCAACTTGACAGCGGAACATTTCCACAGTCAACCTTTGCTCATGGAACTCACATTGGTCACCGGCGCGACCGGTACCCAGGGCGGCGCCGTCGCCCGCCTCCTGCTCGACCGCGGCCACCGCGTCCGCGCCCTCACCCGCACGCCGGACTCCCCCAGGGCGACGGAACTCCGGACACTGGGCGCCGAGGTCGTGCCCGGCGACTTCGACGACGACCGCTCGCTGGCCGAGGCCCTGCGCGGCGTCGACCGGCTCTTCGCCGTCACCACGCCGTTCGGCACCGACCTCGCCACCGAGACCCGCCAGGGCCTGGCGCTGCTCGACGCGGCGAAGCACGTCGAGCACATCGTCTTCACGTCCGCCTGCAACGCCGACCGCGACACCGGCATCCCGCACTTCGAGAGCAAACGCCCGATCGAGGACCGCCTGCGCGACCACACGGTCATCGGCCCGGCCGCGTTCATCCAGGACAAGTTCGACGACTGGACCCTTCAAGGCCTACGCGAGGGCTACGTCGGCATCCCCATGCCCGGCGACGTCCCGCTGTTCCTGATCGACGTCAAGGACATCGCGCAGGTCGCCGTCCTGGCCCTCGAACAGCCGGCCCGCTTCGCGGGCAAGCGGATCGACCTGGCCGGCGAGACCCTCACGCCCGAGCAGATGGCCGCCGTGCTCACCGAGGCACTCGGCAGGCCGATCCGGCACCACCGCACGCCCATCGCGGAGGTGGAACGCTTCTCCACCGACGTCGCCACGATGTTCCGCTACTTCTCCGAGGTCGGCCTGGAGGTCGACATCCCCGCGCTGCGGACCACGCTCCCGGAGGTCACGTGGCACCGCTACGCCGACTTCGTCGCCGCCCGCGACTGGAGTGATCTCTAGGCGAACGCCCAGGACTGGATCATCCGGTACGCGATCGACGCGCCCGGTGCCAGCAGCAGGTCGGGCACGCTGCCCGGCCGCTCGAACGCCTGCCGCACATCCGCGCGCGTGACCCACTTGGCCTGCGCGATCTCGCCGACCGCCGGCCGCAACGGCTCGTCCGGGTCGGCCACCGCCTCGAACCCGATCATCAACGACCGGGGGAACGGCCACGGCTGACTGCCCAGGTAGCGCACGTCGCGCACGGCGACGCCGACCTCCTCGAGGATCTCCCGGGCGACGCACGCCTCCAGGGACTCCCCGGCCTCGACGAACCCGGCCAGCACCGAGTACCGCCCGGCCGGCCAGCCCTCGCCGCGGGCCAGCAGCACGCGGTCCGCGCCGTCGTGCACCAGGCAGATCACGGCCGAGTCCGTGCGCGGGTACTCCTCGTGCCCGCACGCGCCGCAGATCCGGGCCCAGCCCGACTTCACCGCGTCCGACCCGGCACCGCACCGCGCGCAGAACCGCGCGGTGCGGTGCCAGTGGAACAACGCCACGGCGGTCGTGAACAGGCCCGCGCCCATGTCGTCGAGCAGGGCGCCGCACGACCTCAGGTCCAGCCACGTCGGCTCGGCACCCGCCGCCGGCCGGTCCCACACCCGGCCGGGCGCGAGGGCCTCGGTCGTGTCGTCGGCCCGCGGCACGGCCCAGTACGCCACGCCGTCCTGCTCGCCCAGGAACACGGCGTGCTCGTGCGGCACGTCGCCGTACCCGGTGGCCTCCCGGTGCACCAACCGCGACCCGCCGTCCGCGACGAGCGTGCGCCCACCCGCGTCGACCTCGATCACCCGGGCCTTCGGCCAGCCCTGCGCGAGCCGTTCCGCGTCACCGCGCAACGGCTCGGACCGGTCGACCGTGAACCGCGACAGCGCCGGCGACGCGACCAGGTCGAACGTCACGACAGCGCCACGCCGCCGAGCGCGCGCAGCCGGGGCGCCAGCACGTCGGCGTCGCCGACCACCACGCCGGTGAACGCGCTGGGCGCGAAGAACTCCAGCGCCACCTCGGCGACCTGCTCCACGGTCACCCCCGCGAGCCGCTCCGGGTGCCCGGTGAACCACTCGATGCCCAGGCCCAGCCCGGCGAGGTTCACCAGGAACGACGCCAGCCCGCCCTGCGACGACGTCGCCGTCAGCAGCGACCCGATCGCGTACCGACGGGCCGTGTCCACCTCGGCCTCGGTCGGCGAGACCAGGCTCAGCCGGCCCAACTCGTAGCGGGTCTCCAGCAGCGCCGCCGCCGTGACCTCGCTCGCGGTGTCCGCGTCGATCATCAGCGCGGCGCCGCCGGGCGTGAACTCCGGGTGCGACCGCGCGCTGTAGGTGTAGCCCTTGTCCTCGCGGATGTTCTCGACCAGCCGGGACGAGAAGAACCCGCCGAAGATCAGGTTCGCGATCTGCAACGCCGAGTAGCGCGGATCCGTGCGGTCCAGGCCGCGACCGGCCAGCCGGATCTGCGACTGCACGGCACCGGCCCGGTGCACGAACGCCACGTCGCCGCCCTCGACCGCCGGCAGCGGGCGCA includes the following:
- a CDS encoding low molecular weight protein-tyrosine-phosphatase, whose protein sequence is MPDVAFICTGNICRSPVAAIIFREHLRRAGLADLVRVDSAGTDGWHVGDPADHRAARSLADRGYPTGHTAARVDRAHLDADLLVALDSGHARALRRMVDDPDRVRLLRSFDPDADGVDVPDPYYGDHQGFEDVVDMVEAAVPGLLAWVRERL
- a CDS encoding SURF1 family cytochrome oxidase biogenesis protein: MRLKFLLRPGWLALTLAVWVFAAVCFTLLSPWQFGRDDERRTQNDAVTSSVRTDPVPIATVLDRPPAEVEWHRVTMTGRYLPEGQAVARLRTVQGEAAFEVLTPFALVDGPVVLVDRGYVRPVNGMRVPTLKAVPDGQVTLTAWVRAGETDDRDAFDQDGYRQVYAINPAVVGRAAGLDLRPGYFQLADAAPGVEESLPLPKLDAGPFYSYALQWIAFGTMAIGGWLYFTIREIKPGGALSEPRPRRKSVAELLAEDEAEAARTPAPH
- a CDS encoding cobalamin biosynthesis protein codes for the protein MSVGRAVGLLLGVAADAAFGDPRRFHPVAGFGRVASAVERKIHRDDRAVGAVYTAVLVGGTVLVGVAAERLGRRHPLLRVATTAAATWVVLGGASLAEEGTAMGRELDGGDLAAARDRLPHLCGREPSKLDTMGIAKATVESVAENTSDAVVAPLFWGAVAGVPGLLGYRAVNTLDAMVGHRNARYRRFGWASARLDDVANLLPSRLAALLTVVGAPVVGGSAGEALTTWRRDASAHPSPNAGQVEAAFAGALEIRLGGRTVYAHGAEDRPVLGHGRNPDAGHVTRAVELSRVVGASAAVVGAVLAFVRPRRRRASG
- a CDS encoding DUF2397 domain-containing protein, producing MEPARLKLYAYLDAREHQRTYLAIMRLFTSTLLADLSAGEVAGALAGVERRGGVEPGESRIENVINRLRQLVDWGNLVQGRREVVASSIAEFQHGSVRYQVHKLAVRVQRDVDELLRVPEGAREVSRELLPAVERGLGVLGESLSAALVDGSRRPRELVAEQVTTLFLQHAELAATVRDFYAYLGQVVTRHHLAPDEISGFRDLLVEYIGMVVEDVLRHTPAIARALAGLAAARSELLRVLGTAGLDGRVERARGRSAADWRELTDWFVDRPGRPSQVTALREATARAIGSLLAGVKRATSGGALLPGRRAELLKLARWFDEATPDGAHALYAAAFGLYPARHLSPAPEHDSDNERTRWSDGPVQEVSVSVRGRGDRGARGRPARILDDPMTEQSLLAQAREADGRRAASVAELRSAALARDTLSPGALGVLCELLTLAMAQRDSDRDAGHAVDPVRGLRVTVAHSPGVHTKVRSAGGTLTLHDSTVTLD
- a CDS encoding TIGR02678 family protein, giving the protein MDGLPDLDARDVVRCARTLLRRPLLRADGPEGELLSLVYRHRVALTELFARHLGYRLVVERRFARLHKAGPGHDGTRGVAGLSPRGYAYLAVTLAVLTGIGRQALLSRLVADIRAAAAEAGVGVVDDIADRRALTAALRHLVSLGVLKETEGSVEVGAEALITVDTDLLGQLVTGPVADAESADGLVELAARPGPRGVEHAVRRRLVEDPVVLHADLPAEASAWLREHQRPESALLEAEFGLYTECRVEGVLAADPEEYLSDLAFPGTSTVARMALLALPCLLEGDGGPDGRHPVDRTRLVEVCAGLVRDHPTAWSRKVVADLDELADEVMELLRRVGVAVVGPDGVSLNPVAHRWLPEPDGVPGPEAERPVPEEPHWSLFDEENV
- a CDS encoding TIGR02680 family protein — its product is MNRWRLHRGGIVNIWQYGEQVFDFSGGRAIFQGTNGSGKSRTLELLLPLCLDGDLRQVGSKGFDTVSVRRLMLDDHGGASTNRIGYAWVELTRGTDEYLTCGIGVKASKTSQAITDSWRFVTSERIGHDFFLVAEQTPLGPAQLRDLLGADRVLDEAAFREKVAEVVYGVPVARYGDLLHLQRTLRNPDVGLKVLEGQLEQILSDALPPLDPALVERLATSFDDLESIRENIARLSSADTALSTFLETYSSYAFGGLRTAADRSDAAEAAVRDLEKAARDQRNSLAHKEAEAASAEREQERLEAEERQAEESADALKQLPAFTRLQDLRTHERLVAEKRSSAVAALEAANRQRGAEDVAVDGVARALGRLADDLTSAHGSAVSLGEELVRIGLDPTPVTVPVLSTVDFSVREEEVRAKPDAGAPPLTVRRSVPPEVDVPDLAGPGERVAGIAAAARGHAALATALGERAGRVDEDDRRASSAERSASEAQDAAVDAAAERDRAQEDYVEAGRAWSTAVGTWLTTGPEVLDAAVPDAVDLDAARTVTAGARDRARPFTAKAGAEAHACAARCADLRAAVDAADADLAALRSGTERTPERTRFMSADRDPSSGAPFYRLVDFRPEVAESDRAGVEAALEACGLLDAWVTGTPDHACDVLAVPGPPVESSLAALLVPAVEPGSPVDEAVVAALLASVSIDSGTTAVSTSGRWSAGVLTGAWRKDAAEFLGAGARESARERRIAELEATLGQLRLDLGAAERDDAAARAAVVAWERHLDRFPADRDLAAGHALADSARRAAADRERRAADARAKARTLRAHAEATRADLERDAGDAGLPAGAESLRQAGHRATGVAADADRLADLLRHRCATAIGDLAEAAERHRVAVADRAEAEATADRRCADYASSAATVAELVEAVGGEAQEINDQLAKLDTRRRELRAALETERKRGVTTAAQVGRLSESVENTDRRLAAARADRDRAAAHFTDTIHAPGVLIAALPDVEADPAAVREALKTGRRAADEPKVLAKLQELQSTLAGTHEIGTGRHADLLTVTVTGEEGHRPVAVAAQRVTTLLARQRGFLDEQYQRIFADYLIRDLAEWLRGQIAVAEDLCARMNEILGRAKSSQGVHVKLAWKPSAKLDDATREGLALVRTPYAGRDQDQDATLRRVFTERIEAERDRHAGDYADILSSALDYRTWHQFTVTVADTGPDGKPRERRLRQLSSGETRLISYVTLFAAAASFYDAVGEEASPLRLVLLDEAFERLDDPTIARMLGLLVDLDMDWLITWPSGWGVSDRIPRMHIYDILRPKSGRGVACTKTTWDGAALDRVDP